The following coding sequences lie in one Rhizobium rhododendri genomic window:
- a CDS encoding YeeE/YedE family protein, whose product MTVYLPSLIGGMLIGLSSVTLLLLNGRIAGISGIVGRLVQGTGIATNIAFVVGLFLGPVVYLTLADRWPAVEISAGWPLLIVAGLLVGFGSRMGSGCTSGHGVLGLARLSPRSMVAVATFLVAGVIATTVLRGFGQ is encoded by the coding sequence ATGACAGTCTACCTTCCGTCGCTTATCGGAGGCATGCTCATAGGCCTGTCCTCCGTCACGCTGCTGCTGCTCAATGGCCGCATCGCCGGCATCAGCGGAATTGTCGGTCGCCTTGTCCAAGGAACGGGCATCGCCACGAACATCGCTTTCGTAGTCGGCCTTTTCCTCGGCCCTGTCGTCTACCTCACTCTCGCCGACAGGTGGCCGGCTGTCGAGATTTCAGCCGGATGGCCGCTTCTGATCGTCGCCGGCCTCCTCGTTGGTTTCGGATCGCGGATGGGGTCCGGCTGCACCAGTGGCCATGGCGTTCTCGGTCTCGCGCGTCTCTCGCCCCGCTCGATGGTTGCCGTCGCCACATTCCTGGTGGCCGGTGTCATCGCGACGACGGTGCTTCGAGGGTTCGGACAATGA
- a CDS encoding DUF6691 family protein: protein MNSPLLRILASLASGIVFGSGLALSGMLNPARVQGFLDVFGAWDPSLAFVLGGAVLVAFIGVRIMKRMKRPVLDDSFHLPSSTAIDAPLIAGSALFGIGWGIGGFCPGPALASLTVGFSGSFVFVIAMLVGMALHDRVWSKPA, encoded by the coding sequence ATGAACAGCCCCCTCCTCCGTATCCTCGCGTCTCTGGCGTCAGGCATCGTTTTCGGTTCCGGCCTCGCCCTTTCAGGCATGCTGAACCCGGCGCGCGTGCAGGGGTTCCTCGATGTCTTCGGCGCCTGGGACCCCAGCCTTGCCTTCGTTCTCGGCGGCGCCGTCCTCGTCGCGTTTATCGGCGTGCGCATCATGAAGCGCATGAAACGCCCCGTGCTCGACGACAGCTTCCACCTGCCATCCAGCACAGCGATCGACGCGCCGCTGATTGCCGGTTCTGCGCTGTTCGGCATCGGCTGGGGGATCGGCGGCTTTTGTCCCGGCCCGGCGCTTGCCTCGCTGACGGTCGGCTTCTCCGGGTCTTTTGTCTTTGTGATCGCCATGCTCGTCGGCATGGCGTTGCACGACCGGGTGTGGAGCAAACCGGCGTGA
- a CDS encoding sulfite exporter TauE/SafE family protein yields the protein MEQTGVTYSIVSAVGSGSLVGFMLGLLGGGGSILATPLLLYVVGVAEPHVAIGTGALAVSVNAFANFGIHAARRHVWWRCAIVFSALGMVGALAGSTLGKSMDGDRLMLLFGGVMVVIGALMLRPRKLNTETPRPVDARMCLMTAGVALVSGLASGFFGIGGGFLIVPGLMLATGMPMINAVGSSLLSVGAFGLATAINYAASGLVDWRLASEFVGGGIIGGVFGMLLSTRLSVYKSLLNRMFALLIFVVAGYVLYRSMPGLTSR from the coding sequence GTGGAGCAAACCGGCGTGACCTATTCGATCGTTTCCGCGGTCGGTTCGGGCAGCCTCGTCGGCTTCATGCTCGGGCTGCTTGGCGGAGGCGGGTCGATCCTCGCCACGCCGCTGCTTCTTTATGTCGTTGGCGTTGCCGAGCCGCATGTCGCCATCGGGACCGGAGCGCTGGCTGTTTCGGTCAATGCCTTCGCAAACTTCGGTATACACGCTGCCAGGCGCCATGTCTGGTGGCGCTGCGCCATCGTCTTCTCAGCTCTGGGCATGGTGGGCGCCCTCGCCGGATCGACGCTCGGCAAGTCCATGGACGGGGACAGACTGATGCTGCTTTTTGGCGGCGTCATGGTGGTGATCGGTGCACTGATGCTCCGGCCCAGGAAGCTGAACACGGAGACGCCGCGACCTGTCGATGCCAGGATGTGCCTGATGACGGCAGGCGTGGCCTTGGTCTCGGGACTGGCGTCCGGCTTCTTCGGGATCGGCGGTGGTTTCCTGATCGTTCCCGGGCTTATGCTCGCCACAGGCATGCCGATGATCAATGCGGTCGGATCATCGCTTCTGTCGGTAGGCGCCTTCGGACTGGCGACAGCCATCAACTACGCGGCATCCGGCTTGGTCGACTGGAGGCTTGCATCCGAATTTGTCGGCGGCGGAATAATCGGCGGCGTCTTCGGCATGCTGCTATCGACGCGGCTAAGCGTTTACAAAAGCCTGCTCAACCGTATGTTCGCTCTGCTGATCTTCGTCGTCGCCGGGTACGTGCTGTATCGGAGCATGCCGGGGCTGACGAGCCGATAG